The sequence AGCTTAGAATACCGGattatatttatcttaaaattattgtaGCTTTTGAAATTAGCTTTAAGATGAGAGTGACATTAAATCttagatttttattaattacatatgGATCGCGGATATTGTCATATGGAACTTTGATCCAATGTCATTGCGCGAGGCTCGCTTCGCCTCggagtttgagcacgcctagcgCACGCGAAttttgattctcgcgcttcgcgctcaaaaaTGTGTTGAACTTGCGCTACGCGCTTGGTCTTTCTAATTCCCCCAAATTTGTGGAcatgacttttaaaattaaaggttaaagcatcgacaattgtaatttggtgattgcaaattctcttttgttaaggctccttaggctttaacgaacacattctcatcacgtgtatCGTGCTTCGCACGCGATTTTGTCCacaatgtgaacttttctaaattatgttcaacactattatatcaaatgtatattatatttatttatgtacatCTGGCTTAtgatcttgtttttataattaaaaaaaaactcattccataaaaaaactattttgttattaaacattttatttcaacttgtATCGTTCacccataaatttaatttattgattttcaatgctattttttatgatttaaaataaaaatacgcatcctagcttAAAGTCGTTTTAAGAAAATGTACAGATATAATTTGggcgaaaaattttaaataaaattttattgtagcttgtataatttttctaaagagttaatttttttatttttaatgtattttcataaCAAGAGCTTATAAAAAAgttgtagaacttttttggttaatcaacttttgtcttttaatttttttcgcctcttatgtcgttttttcaagaatataatttctttatttttaatctaatttttgcggttaaaaaaaaatttacttatcctttcaaaaatttataaatacagaATTTGTAGATACTTTTCAGGTGAGcaacttttgtcaattaatttttttctcgtgcCTTGCgtcgtttttacaaaaattaaatttggttattttaaattttttgtcacgaTCAAAACAAATACTACGCATcgcatcaaaaaattattgatgaccaATTTGTAGCAATTTTTTTGGAGAGCAACTTTTGccgattcatttttttttcatagcttgtgtcgtttgtccaaaaattttatttcgttattttttacaaataaaataaaaactacgcgtcctgtcaaatttgtagatcttttttgtgtgcacaattttcaatgaatcataatttgtcgtatcttgcatagttttccGCACaatggaattttgtatttttcattattttttctgaccaaatttaaatgttcgatttttcaagaaaatttaaaaggttgttatagtaatcttgtagggctttcaaaaagagatatttttaatcttttcacattttttcttatcgtgcgttatttggcttaagattttcattttcgtttgttttttttgaattttgtaacagCTATACAGTGGCTGACTGGCATGGAGGCGCAACCGGGAAACCCCGGTTGCCCCACCCCCCTTCGTTGGCACtccctacacggagaaaaatggatgttcaaacgtaacatctacATGTTCagcgttaacatattttatgtttagctataggacaacaatctagatgttcaaagctagcatttgtagatcttaaaaagtcagATGGAACTCTCTAAGATGCAAAATGTTCAGCTGAAATATCCtggatattacatgtatggttatgtcaaataacgcctgtaaatatttgaggagtttacttatttatggtaatttaaggaattgattgataaactatttgtgaatttaaaataaaaatttaatgttcgtacacgaagaaaaacagataaagggtatgaaatatcgatcagatgatacattcagtcaaattgaggttatgttcaatattttaaatttaaaataaaagaggggtaagtaatcaaagaagaaataatatgtaatctgaatttaaaattatatctattttaagttacataaactcaatttttattttaaattcattaacattttgtaaaatgtgttaagtcaataaacctgcaACTTAAAATCATTGTTCCCTCCTatggaaagaaaaaaatcgtGATCCAATTTTATGTAAGGAtagttaattttgattatttggaaatgtaccaaaattgtaatactccataattgtaatatcgaaaatatatagtgatcaaatatagtcgtgaaattccaatgcgcTATGCGCctgcgctcgaacggttttaacatctgaatctgtttcagtttaacataaaaaaaaatttacgcgtaacatctcaaaaagatagtaaatgtttAGCATGAATATCTGtatattaggtgctacaatcttaccctttacacatctacatttaaacatccatttttctccgtgtaagccATGCAAAGGCGgcccaaaaagatcaaattttttaaacaagtaaatatattttagactgcaatggaaagagtgaaaatggaaaaataaaccaataagaattttttgtatttttgggcACTATGAATAACAGTACCGAAAagttgtaaatcttgaaaaataatgtctcaaaaatgttcaaaatgcgctcaattttttaatttttatcaacaatggctggctaacgaactagacatttagttgaggattaaaatcaaatttaaaatcccatttaacgtccaagaatcaagttaatgtatagaattcctcaAAATAAGAACAAGAATTTAACGACCAAATTTCTACAACGaccataaaattttcatattgttatttgaaaaaagattctttaaaaacattaaaatgagAAGGGAACCAAGCAAATCCCCctacttttattttgtttatttctttcgtcttttttatttttattattatcaaatcacaataaaaaaacgtttgtaaataatattcaaccACGTTTCAGAACTCATACAACACCCTAATCaaggtaagaaaaatttgagcaggtaggaacagcaacgaaacaacgATGCTCACCCTTTGATACTTGATAGAATCTTTGTTTCGCTGCTGTTCCTATCTgcttggttggttgccttctcatttttctgtcctattttttatgtttgtcccaaaattttttcttttttttctaaataggatCTTCTTTCAatttacaataggaacattttatggtggttgtccacaTTTggcgttggattcttggttttttaaaaattatatttataaatctaaaatcttatctgatgagaatgtaaagattatatttttatccGTATTTCGGGAAATAGGGCCCTAGTGTGTAATCAAATAATCAAAAGAGAATagtattttatgaataataattagtTATTCGGATTTTTAGGATACGGATTAACCTCAGGAATTCTGAAGTTTATACAATGCATGACGCTGAAAATTACATAAAGGTATCTCATGCTCAGACGTTTCCCGTTTATAAATCGATGTTGGAtgaatttgaaaatgaacttaGTCAAATGAAAGGGAAATGCCTTGACATTGGCTGTGGACCTGGAAATCATAGCAGAGACTTAATTTTGCCGAAATTGTCTCCTGAGTGTAGTATAGTGGGTaagtctaaaaataattaaaaataaaaggtttCGGCCACTTAAACTAATAATGATAAAGAATATTCATATATGacattaacttttctttttttcgatttaataacGCAGGGGTTGATATCTCCAAAAATATGATCGATTATGCTCGAAAATACTGCGCTAAAGAAAAACGAATGACATTTAAAGTCATGGATATTGAaacaagggatttaaaaaaagaggacATTGAAGCTTATGATAATGGGTTATCTTTCTTTTGCCTCCATTGGGTTCAGGACGTCaggttaattaatttaatattttgtttattcaatgcagaatcaaaataattaaaacgatttgacatatttttcttatttttgagatAAATTACGGCATTATCATCATTTAGCCCTaggttttaattgttttgaagtgctaaaattatttaaaatcaagggAACATTTTTAGGGAGCAAGCTTAATAAAGTGCAAtgcatatcatttaaaaaatcataattacacTCTCAGAAATGGTTTATTCACATTACGAAAAAATAGTTCACTACGTGTTGGCGAAGATTTAGGCAaaatattttgtcgaattttcaaataataaagattaaACTTTAGCCCCATTCATTAgcatttgcaattaaataattggatgttttagaagacaattgaatattcaacaaaaaaagatacatttttgctccaaaagaccaaaaaaatatctacaaaaaatgtgactttttcaacaaaagaattgaatttttatcaaataatttaattttcaacaaaaaggcagAACTTTTAATAATATACTGGAAATTTCtccctacaaagatgaattttcaaccaaatcgtgcaattctcaaacaaaacatATTAAACTTCAACCGAGAACAGTTCCATTTTCcaaaacaaatataatatttacttgatacttcaccaaaaaaaaaaggaattttcaataaaacagtcacatttttaaacaaatggttggatatttaataaattaattaaattctcaacaccctagttgaattgttaaaaagatagttgcacttttatggcacaaagatgaattcacaacgaaaaagatgaattttgaaacaaatagtttaattttaaaccaaatatatgagttttcaactgaaatgatgaatctgcttcagaaaaattaaactttaacaaattagtataattttcaaatgattttttaaataaagtgataaatcttctaccaaaaagacgaattttttacgaatattcgAACAGTAgcaatttcaacccaaaatatttttatttcaaataaaaaaaaacattcgtattcacccaaaaagacacatttttaaataaaacagttaagtcctcaaacaaagaagaatagtttaaaatctgacagttacatttctaacccaaaaagatgagctttttactaaagaagattaatttttaaaccgagaagatgaattttaaaaaaattttcgaaaaaaatttagattgaattttgaacatcaaaatgtggatttttaacaaaaagttaattttcggccaaaatagtagaattttcaaacagtaaggataacttttaaacaaatttgttgaattttcaaccaatttttcctttaacaaggaatctgtattatcgtcaGAGATTAATAGAAATtcctaacgtcttttcagactataTAGAGCTAtggattaaatattgtttaaattaaatttgctttgcaaatagatcttctccttcgcttcgctgggaatcgaaccacagaatttctgattgccggtcgggtgctttcgcTGAGAGATCGAAATAAAAATCCTGTTTCGAAATTTGTTTCTCCTTGAccgaaggagatctttttttagaaaaaagttttattaaaaaacttataatttaaagctccatctagtctgaaaatgcgttaagaatttctgttattttctgattttaatacAGATTCCCTGATAAGTTTGAATACGTAAaactggcaaaataatgcgtgtatttctgaagaaAGATTCctttttcgatctctctagtagcttcaGAGAAAAGCACAACGACTGGCATggcaattggaagttctgtggttcgattcccagcggagcgaagatcttttttcagaaaaaatttaattaaaaaaatttttccctatGCCTGACCATTAATATCCATTTACCagtattttagaattgtagaactagaaattccttgactttgcaaaatcgtttttaaaaCCTCTGACTTTTCACTGATTTTCATGTTTTCGCTGAAAAACGGTATACTGATAGgtctatttttttcaagtaaaaaaaatagttattaaaaagattttttttcggttgaagctAGAGCATTCTTTCGCGTGaggtaaaatttaattgataatgatgagagaattaaaaaaataataaatattttatattgtccaggaaattcatttttacaaaatgcttgtaaactaaaaatgctacatttatttttaacaaaattaatagatAGTTTAACTGccgattattattatatattattagtaTTAGCGTCTACGTATTATATaagatcaaatagttgaactttaaaataaagtgttgaatcttcaacaaaaaaattatttttgttataaagtagttcaaatttaaactaagtagttgatttttaaccttaaaaagaaTGCTCAAataaacatgtaatagttgatgtttcaaccaaaaaatgttttaatttgaaataaaaaattgttgaattcaacaaaaaaaataggcattttcaataagacagctgaatcttcaaagaaaaaagataaattaacaatcaAGAAGTTGcaatttgtaaaagaaaagttaacttttatccaagaatagttggattttcttgttCAGTTATATTAATTCAACTCGAATTAAGGACCGtctttctgaaaatttgcaaaatttgttaaaattatcatcagataaaatactcaaaaatgttctcgaattaaaaaaataaataatttaattaatttattataattaattaatgaaataatttattttggtttaaggtgcggttttgagaatatttttaaactattgcgCCCAGGAGGACATTTTATAGCTCTTTCCGTTGTTGATGGATCTGCGCTTTTTACTTATCCAAAGCTTGCTAAATACCCGCGATATAAGGAATATATGAAGGTGACTTTATTTTAAGACAGGAAATAAATAAGCactgaatcaagaaaatatctgTAGAAATAATGGTCATAGAATATTTTCTTGGATCatataaatattgcattttctgtGAACCgatattttgtttattcaatgctcatatttttctatttactaCATTGAGAAAAAAACTATATCCCTATGttccttaaaatgatttttattcataaaaaataccaGTGTACCATAAATcacttataataaataaaataatttaattgcaaaaatctCATGTTTTTATTTAGGATTATTTGAAATACATAACACCTATCCATTATGAAGAAAATCCGAGATCCTCACTGAAGAAGATTTGTGAAGAAGTTGGCTTCGGAGTTGTGCACATGAGCATGAGGGAAATAATGTTGGATTTTAAAGATGAAGCAGAATTAATGAGTAAGTTACTATTAAACAATATCATagttcttaaaatttatattttatctaatGTTTTTATTACCTTTGCAGCACTTCTGCTTTCGATAAATCCTTTCATTGACCGAATGCCAGAGAGTTTGCGAGATGAATATACTCGTGACTTATTGCAAGAAGCTTTGAAACAAGAAAGCTTTTACAAAAAGGTGGAACCACGTGCTTCACAAGAACAATCTTTGTACGACTTATATAAATGTATGGTGATCCACTTGAAAAAACCTATatcttaattataataataatattttaattattgtaaaataattaaagccTCATTGTTCTGtatatgatatatttttgaacatcGTGGTCCcaataaattacaaattgaatggtactacaaaaattctttaaagtttcgaTTGCTTTAAAATGGGGTTAAGTGGCTCGCTTTCTTGgttgttttttttgcaattaagtgcaacaaagaatttaaattagcTATTGGTGCTTTACGTATACAATCCCTATCACAATATTAACTTTAATTTGATAGAATGtcttcttcttaaaattttgccacaaaaaatatattttattcgtataaaaaattgcataagtCTTGTTTAGGTACGTGCTGGAAAATTTTATCCATTGCACAAATTcccagaaatttctgaaaatgaagcttttcataaattttttttacacattctaactaaatttccaaaactgaaaatttgatacGAATTCACTTTTTATTCGTTTATATCTAACAAAACCATACcagataagatttaaaataaaataaaacatttgtaaaaaagaaaacaatatctaatcttaaaatttgttattcagaGAAAGAGGTACAAAAAATAAAGCTGAAGGTGAGTCGTTTCCCTCACATACGTCACTAGTCCCATTTTACGGTAcagatttaaattgaaatatccatagataaaaatataaattattcaagtttCCGAACAAGGCGTGAAGTTATTCCGcttctaattttagaaatgaaagaacttcaaatttaaattattaaaattttgatattttaaatttcaaatacttttgtaGTATTATTATGTTCATATGTCGGTAAGAAACAAACCATTTAAACTGCTTTGTTTTCTAAAAgagacaatttattaatttaaaaataaaataaatcttcaattattttaaatattttatttcggaaCATCTTGTTTCCAGAAAATCAGAAAGATCATCCAAAGGCCAAACAATGGGGCTTGGGTAAGAAACCATTGTTTAAGTTACAACAGTGTTATCGTTTAACTAATAAATCAGGTTTCCTCATGTAAATAAAGCaaaccattttttgatttttataaattgctaTTGATAGATTGTGAAATGTCACCAAAGCTTGCGTAATAGATCATTTGAAGCCACATGAACAGACAAAGATGCACATATAATACAATACTGTTCTATTCTCACatataaaaaacttttgttatatAAACAAGATAAATACTCCAAGAGCATAGGATGTCATAAAAATTCCGTTCATAGGTCATTGAACGCTTCTCgaacacacaaaaaaatatgtcagATACAGTAGATTATTTAGCATctttaaatcaagaaatttttcagatattGAGAATATAACAGTACTTTATCTGAAGTAAATCTTCGCGTGATCGAGTATATTCGAACGATCTATTGAATCAGCCTGGACAACCTTTCATAATCTATCAATTGCGAAATAATTCAGTTCTACAATTAATCTCTCTGTCCTGGTATAAATACATCCCACgcctaaacttattttttaatgattgatgAGTCAACTGCGACGTTTAATTGAAATACATGATTATTTCAGATAATGACTCTTCGTAGCTTTTTTTTTGTACTTCGCAGAGATTCGCTAACACGAATATCGATATACATTTTATTTGTAGAATCCGTCCGTCTTCAAAAAAAGCAATCACTATCGGGTGTCCAAATTAGATCTATGGTATTCTCTGTAGATTTTCTTCTATAAAGCAAGTCCATTTTCACATAGTGCAAGAGTATAttgtggtaatttttttaattttgaactgtaaattctgcttttatttttaaactggacATCATGCGCTTTCTGGATCACCTACTCCGCTACTTGCACACGAAGATTACTGGATACTAGCGGGTAGTATCTGGATCCTAAATCgtaatatatatttatgtttcTTATCTTAAGAGCGATATAAGGAAAACAGACGGTTCCAAAAATCGCGGACTTTTTTCTCAGTAAAATTAATGTTCCGGTCTTGTCAGGTTTTAAATAGCGTTGACTATCCTGGTCTTCTTAAATTCTCACATGGGGAGCAACTctttcaactttataaaaattgctaTGAGCCCATCTGGAAATTTAAAAAGCACTCACACCAGATATTAAATTATCAATATGTATtaaaagtttcatcaaaataatcATTTGTCACTCtagattaaaaacttaaattggtTTTCTGCTTTACTTATCCTATGACCTAGGGTCAGCATTCATTTGTGGAAATCCTACGTAACAAACAAACAAGGACATTGTGACGTTGAGTCAAATATAAAAGCGCTACTCTTTGGGGATTTTTGTGTCAGTTCTCTAAAACGTGTATCCAGTTCAAGACTATTCGCATATTGTTCCGTAGATTTGGTTGAAGTTCCTAATCCTCCGCGGTGGTAACTCATTGGATAATTTTGCAAAGCCAAATACTACAAGTAagttttcttttgtcttttttggcgctAAATAGTATTATAGAATGTTTCGTGAAACTATGCTGTCAAATATAGCGCTaggacttttattaaaaaaagttcgtTCTTTCGTTAAAGAGGGCTAAAAGCAGTCATAAAATTAGTTTCATTCCAAATATTGTGTACTTGAATTAACTTTCTGCCgttctctgttaaaaatgtaggattttagtaaaaaagaaacattaacaaTTTCTTCCTTTGAAGCGATTCACTTATCAAATAGAAAGAGACAAATGTATTGTTTACACTGCACTCAAAGGGTTATAGTGGGGTCATGCAGGTATTTAGCTTACAGTGGGTCGCAAAAGGTCGGCTttgcttgacttttttttacataatgtaaatgtacaataatgaaatagttattggtttaaaatatgaggtaattgtttatttaagatattttcaactttttgttaatcaGGCTGctttgtataagaaaaaattgtttatttaagaaataatgttcAGTAATGAGTACCAAAATACCTTGTATTGTATTTTAATGTGTAGAGCCTTTATTGAGAAGGAAATTCTATAGAGAAAGAGATGGTAAATCGGAAAATAGGCAGGTATTTCGGGCGCTTTGGTATAACGGTCTCGCTCAGGTATACGAAAACACGTTTTCCAGACTGAAAAATTTTAGTTCCTCCTTGGCTGGCATTCGGAAGAGATTATAAGCACGATTagtctaactttttaaatatctatacaggataatttttttatagaattttgtgAGGTTGTATATGAAGGTTGTGCAGTGTGTGTTCCAAGAATTTACAGTGATGCTGAGATGAAAAAGTTGCtcctttattaagaaataatagaAGTACAATACAAggtatatatattttaacaacACTAATAATAGTAACACAAACAAAAATactacttaaaaattaaagaaaattataaaaaaaaataataattacaaagttTATTACTGATTGCTCATTTCCACTATTATGACGGACAAAACGACATAGACACTGCAGGGGAAGTGGGTCTAAAACGGCCAGTTCAGAATTGAaaagaagattacttttgaatattaaatattaggtAACAATAAATTACGTTAAaggtaataattttatatattccaaacattgaaaatataaagtcataattaaaccatttaaataaGTATACAATGTTGAgaaaaatggttagatttttGGCCGTCTTAACCACACGTGTAGTTAAAATGGCCacctaaattaaacaattataaactgtcttattttttaatcaactttgtAAGTAAAGTCGTTAAATGATTTCCAACAGTATTTAATGTATGAAGATAACTTTTTTGCATCAGAAATATAAtgttataacaatattttataaagtaaaagcTTCACTTCATCCTTACTACGCAATATTAACATCAATGCTAATAAGAGTCGCAGATATAGATATTTATTAAGGGTTTTATATAAGCAAACGTAATAATTTTGCCCTTTcactctttcttttttatttcgtcatttttaaaaatgcattaagatttaaaataaatactgagTTTACTATTAGTGTATGTAATCATAAGTTAGCGGACCGAAAACAGCGCCCTTTATCATTTATCATAGTCTTGGATTCAAAGTCTAaccttaaatttcatttttttatgtaatgcgCATGAAATATTACAATTGAGAATTTTTTCGTTTTGTGGTCTTCATTCCTTTTTGAATGGAAAGATGATTTTTAAGTAGACCTATATGTGatttaatattctttacaaaaaaaaacacaattgcaaatgttcagattaagtttcaaacttgttgttttcagaaaaaattattgatgtatcataaatttttcttatctatagttatgtttttattaaacaattattattgccTGTGTTGAAGGAAaccatatttgtttatatttgtttatatgaatgaaaatattgagtttttaagGTAGAACGTTTATATCCACACTTTTAGTATTGTGTTAGAAGTTTTATAATTTGTACGAAAATTGGCTTAAgcattaaaaatgtcaattaagTGCAAATCGAAAGGTGGTGGAGCACAGGAGTTGGCCGTTTTAACCACACAACCCACTGGCTAATTTAGACAAGAGGCAGTACttttatgttttgtttatttttaatgaacatatttattttttgacatttattaAATAGTGATATAACAGCTTAGTGCGTAAACTATAAATTAacataaacaacaataaaaataatacaagggAATCTACATAATATTATGTCTAAAATCCAATCAAAAATGTTAGCACaatcccgggtggaaatttaagttaGGGGCAGGCCATTTTACGGCTGGAaagcccggctttaagtcgggagctggccggggagcccgacttgAAGTCGGGCTGGGGCCGGGGTTTCTGTTcagaatccgaccagcatcgtcacgctgcgctggccagcatCCGGTCATGGGACATGGCCGGGACCTGTCCGGGGAGCCCGAacgtggcccggacaagatcaattggtgctttactagatttaagtAATTCTGGCTTCAATTGTATGAAGAAcatcagtcactgaattaggggatcaatttgattattttttactgtagaattggagcatattaatatatgaaattccacatgcCCAGCACACAGAAAACATtcactattttcacgtagtcgttgagattTACATATCGTCTTTCACGTCGACTCACAATATAAATAATGTACATATCATCACACGTGGAGCAATTATTCTTGGTTATAACAAGTTTACTTATTTTCCTACATAAACTTACAAAatatgattaatattttaataattttataaagcaAATATATAAGCACGCATTATTTGATATTGAGTATGTTTTAGAAGTAGAAACTCTTTATTTTCAGTGtaatgaaatttaatgaatattttgaattattaccgAACTCTAGGTTTtaattgttttagaaatattagtctttttaaaatcaaaagataCTTTTTATATAGCAAgcatttaataaagataaattcatACCATTTGAAAAATCGCAATAAGAGTTTAATATTGGTTTATTCATATTAAAGTTTTTCTCTCAAAGTTctatcaaataaaagtttttctctaTTCAGTTCACCCCAG is a genomic window of Belonocnema kinseyi isolate 2016_QV_RU_SX_M_011 chromosome 8, B_treatae_v1, whole genome shotgun sequence containing:
- the LOC117179066 gene encoding juvenile hormone acid O-methyltransferase-like; translated protein: MLRLLQKAICSSKHQQIRINLRNSEVYTMHDAENYIKVSHAQTFPVYKSMLDEFENELSQMKGKCLDIGCGPGNHSRDLILPKLSPECSIVGVDISKNMIDYARKYCAKEKRMTFKVMDIETRDLKKEDIEAYDNGLSFFCLHWVQDVRCGFENIFKLLRPGGHFIALSVVDGSALFTYPKLAKYPRYKEYMKDYLKYITPIHYEENPRSSLKKICEEVGFGVVHMSMREIMLDFKDEAELMTLLLSINPFIDRMPESLRDEYTRDLLQEALKQESFYKKVEPRASQEQSLYDLYKCMVIHLKKPIS